A portion of the Polaribacter cellanae genome contains these proteins:
- a CDS encoding Gfo/Idh/MocA family protein, whose amino-acid sequence MKNFALIGAAGYIAPRHLKAIKDTNNNLIAALDKFDSVGIMDSYFPDADFFVEFERFDRHLEKLKRNKNINLDYVSICTPNYLHDSHIRMALRRDAHAICEKPIVLNPWNIDALEAIEKESAGNINTILQLRLHESIIKLKNKVDSHNKSEKYDVDLTYITSRGKWYDISWKGDESKSGGIATNIGVHFYDMLSWVFGEVQENKVHLREKHKAAGYLEFENARVRWFLSIDENDVPVEIRKNGQRTYRSITIDGEELEFSQGFTELHTESYKEIIKGNGFGLKDVKTSISIVHDIRNSQICKDEEIHPFLKG is encoded by the coding sequence ATGAAAAATTTTGCACTAATAGGAGCTGCAGGTTATATTGCTCCAAGACATTTAAAAGCAATAAAAGATACAAACAATAATTTAATTGCTGCTTTAGATAAGTTCGATTCTGTTGGTATTATGGATAGTTATTTCCCAGATGCAGATTTTTTTGTTGAATTTGAACGTTTTGATCGACATTTAGAAAAATTAAAACGTAATAAAAATATCAATTTAGATTACGTTAGCATTTGTACACCAAATTATTTACACGATTCTCATATTAGAATGGCACTAAGAAGAGATGCGCATGCAATTTGTGAAAAACCAATCGTATTAAACCCTTGGAATATTGATGCTTTGGAAGCTATTGAAAAAGAATCAGCGGGAAATATTAATACGATACTTCAGTTGCGATTACATGAATCTATCATAAAATTAAAAAACAAAGTAGATTCTCACAATAAAAGTGAAAAATACGATGTCGATTTAACCTATATTACATCAAGAGGAAAATGGTACGATATTTCTTGGAAAGGAGATGAAAGTAAATCTGGTGGAATCGCTACAAATATTGGTGTTCATTTTTATGATATGTTGTCTTGGGTTTTTGGAGAGGTGCAAGAAAATAAAGTGCATCTAAGAGAAAAACACAAAGCGGCTGGATATTTAGAGTTTGAAAACGCTAGAGTTCGTTGGTTTTTATCTATTGATGAAAACGATGTGCCAGTAGAAATTCGTAAAAACGGACAAAGAACATACAGGTCTATAACAATCGATGGTGAAGAATTAGAGTTTAGTCAAGGTTTTACAGAATTACATACAGAAAGTTATAAAGAAATTATTAAAGGAAATGGTTTTGGATTAAAAGATGTAAAAACCTCTATTAGCATTGTACACGACATCAGGAATTCTCAAATATGTAAAGATGAGGAAATTCATCCTTTCTTAAAAGGATAA
- the wecB gene encoding non-hydrolyzing UDP-N-acetylglucosamine 2-epimerase, producing the protein MKKKNLIIFGTRPEAIKMAPLVNQFLKDKRFETKVCVTGQHREMLDQVLNFFDIIPDYDLSLMKPNQNLYNLTGEVIAGLKPILESFQPDFVYVHGDTTTTMAASIAGFYAGSKVCHVEAGLRTHNMLSPFPEEMNRQVAGRVATYHFAPTIKSQENLLKENILKDDILVTGNTVIDALLESSSRVENLKNEDVVSLKEKVNFNNRIILVTGHRRENHGQGFINICAALKEVAIKNLDVEIIYPVHLNPNVLKPVNELLGDIKNIHLVKPLSYPSFVWLMNQSYLIVTDSGGVQEEAPSLGKPVLVMRDTTERPEAVEAGTVILVGTNTDKIIKETQELLDNSDTYNSMSSLHNPYGDGKACKRIIEFISKL; encoded by the coding sequence ATGAAAAAGAAAAATTTAATTATTTTTGGAACAAGGCCAGAAGCGATCAAAATGGCGCCACTTGTCAATCAGTTTTTAAAAGACAAAAGATTTGAAACGAAAGTTTGTGTAACTGGTCAGCATCGAGAAATGTTGGATCAAGTATTAAACTTTTTTGATATAATTCCAGATTACGATTTAAGCTTAATGAAGCCAAATCAAAATTTATATAATTTAACAGGTGAAGTAATAGCAGGCTTAAAACCAATATTAGAGTCTTTTCAGCCAGATTTTGTATATGTTCATGGAGATACAACAACTACAATGGCAGCCAGTATTGCAGGGTTTTATGCAGGATCCAAAGTGTGTCATGTGGAAGCAGGACTAAGAACACATAATATGCTATCCCCTTTTCCAGAAGAAATGAATAGGCAAGTTGCAGGTAGAGTTGCAACATATCATTTTGCACCTACAATAAAATCACAGGAAAATTTACTTAAAGAAAACATACTTAAAGATGATATTTTAGTTACAGGGAATACTGTAATAGATGCTTTGTTAGAGAGTTCGAGTAGGGTAGAGAACCTTAAGAATGAAGATGTAGTTAGTCTTAAAGAAAAAGTAAATTTTAACAATCGTATTATTTTAGTTACTGGGCATAGAAGAGAAAATCATGGTCAAGGGTTCATCAATATTTGTGCAGCTTTAAAAGAGGTTGCAATTAAAAATTTAGATGTAGAAATTATTTATCCAGTTCACTTGAACCCTAATGTTTTAAAACCTGTAAATGAACTTTTAGGAGATATTAAAAATATACATTTAGTAAAGCCTCTTTCTTATCCGTCATTTGTATGGTTAATGAATCAATCTTACTTAATTGTTACGGATAGTGGAGGTGTTCAGGAAGAAGCACCAAGTTTAGGGAAACCTGTTTTAGTTATGAGGGATACTACTGAAAGACCAGAAGCTGTAGAGGCAGGGACTGTAATTTTGGTCGGAACAAATACAGATAAAATTATTAAAGAAACACAAGAGTTGTTAGATAATTCAGACACATATAATTCTATGAGTTCTTTGCATAATCCGTACGGAGATGGAAAGGCATGTAAAAGAATTATTGAGTTTATTTCAAAATTATAA